From Solanum lycopersicum chromosome 4, SLM_r2.1:
GGCTTACCCAATTAGTCCAAGAAGGATACATCTTCGTTGCTTTCCGTTGATTAGATTGTTGactcttttttttatctttttggttGTTCTATCATGCACAATGTATCTTGTtcaaatattagttttgataCATAATCTTAATTAGTATTGATACTTGATACAAAAGTTCTACcaaatatatcatttataaGCCTTTTCATCTACCAATTTCTGATACTTTGTTCGTAAGTTTATATCATAAGTTTATCTATTCATTTGTAActttttttccataaattttcttttgttaaaattCAAATGTGGTTATAAAACCTAAATAactatgtattaaaatattgagattaaGCGATTAGGCTCAACACATTTTTAAGTCCAACCTTTGAGCCCAAAGTAAATTTGAATGGGTAAAGACTactcaattttatttcaattcattttaatatttctaatttcatGTCAATCCACAACACCCCTAAATTTAACTATAACACTAAAATTATATTCGCCCGAAGTCACGTGCCACTAACACTCACCAACACTTAACCATAACATTGTAAGTTGAATTAGTTTTAAGTGATTTAGATAATGTAATCATATTATTTGACTAGTGAATAGTGTGTTAAATTAAATGGTAGATTAGTGGTCTTTGAGTGCCAATACAGAAATATATACTTCCCATTTTACTTAGATTTAAGTATGAAGATATTACAAAATCTTTGACTTTATTTGTGCATTAATATAGATGGAGAATCGTATGGAGAATTGTCAATCTCCTTTTTTTTAAGATAGAAAGTATCGAGCTCAATATCATTTGATTGAATAATTGACCCAGCCTCTTGTTGTTTGAAGAAACCCTCCACTTTAATTGGTATTTTTTCACGAATTAATTCGATTCACCGAATATCTATTAAATCCTAGTAGTcaaaaatgttttcaataaaGGAAGTGAGGATGCTCTTTGATGGTAATTGTTTGCTTGATCTTTGATTGTCTAGATCTAAGACAAAGTAGCATTAAGTTACATTCTAGATGTTTGTTCTAgatattataataatgatattcGAGTCAATTGTGCATGCCTTAACCATTCCATTAGTTGATAATTGTTATCTCTTGTCAATACAATATAAGATAACTTTATCCACCAAGCAATAATAGATTTATAGTAAGGCTACTCAAAGCTTAAACACCCATATCATATTATTACCCAAACACTAATTTTTATATTGGAAACTAGTAATAACATACAAAATCAGAAGTGAAGTGAAGATGGACTAAGTTAAGTatcattaattaagaaaatgtaTAATGTATTAGACAgtgcataattaattaaattagaccTAGCTAGGACTAGTATTTTGCAgagaaaattaatataataacttATTAACATGTTGCAAAAAGATGATCTAATGTGCACAGAAAAACAATCATATGCAAATGGACAAGTCAAAAGGGCAGATCCTAGATGTGTGGGACTTCTTGTTGTGATATAGTAGACATACTCACGGGTATGAATTCGAGTCGTGGAATAACCTATTGATGTTTGTGTCAAGATAAGACTGCTTACGCTAGATAAGATACTTCATACACTGAATTGTCATTTCATATGGTATAGAAACTTATACGGGGTAAATCCCGAGTAGTAAACCAATGAATCAAGATAAGTTTAGTCAGTGAGTTTCGAATACCAGATGGTTACACGAGAAAAAAAGGCAGTGAACATGTTCAAGGACATAAATGTCATGCCAGTAAAATTGGCAAATGAGTATATGCAATGTACACACAAAAAGGCATTTCCACAAATCTATACAAGGAATTaatgttcatttcatttattctgAATCATGATGTACAACTCTAAGAACTCACACAATTGAGACTAAATATGTTTAATGAACCGCAATATATAAGGTAAAAGTTACTGACTTTGATGCCGATAACGTAAGCTTTCATTGGCCACAGAATGATAGTAGGCACGAAGCAATCTTTTACGGAACCTTCCAAGATTCAACTTAACATTTTGTCGATCAAGGTAGATCTTTTTCGTGAACTCCCATCCTCTATCATTCACGCTGTTAGGGTCAGTCAGGACGGGATCATTCTTGTCATATTCATCATACAATGAACTCTCTTTCGGAAGAATTTTGTATCCAATGTACTTGAGGCCCAGTTTCACTGCTGGTTCTCCGTAATAAGTACCTGCTGCCCAATCTGTTCCGAGTGGAATGATTTGGATGAAAACAGAACCAGGCCTCATGAAGAGGAAATGTGTCATCGCAGCACCATGAACTCCTATCATAACATCACTTGAATTAAGGACTCGGTAGATACTTGCAAGCTCTGTTGTTCGTTGTGGCCTCAAAACTTCCACATGAAATCCAACATCTTCGAGTAGTTTAACCAAAGAATCTTCGTTCACTATAGCTCTCGAATCATTTCTAGCTATTATAACCACTTTAGGTTTCTTCATATCCTGTTTTTCTTCCATCTTTGTTTCGGATGAGGGTAAAGAAATATGTTTTTCCATGTTCATTCGAGCTTCACGTTCCTCATCTTGGATCAAACTTCTAATCCGAGGCCAATAAGCTCGGTCTAGAAGGTCTCTAAAGTCTCTAATGGTCTTATCATTTCCCATCAATGAAGAATTAACCGTTAGCTCATCATGGATTCTTAAACCAACTATGGCTTCAGGGAAGCAATGTGTCCTCTTATCTCCGCTAAAATCTATAATAGGATACTCAGTGAGGTGAGACAGGACGTTCTCGTACTTCATAATCCACCATGCATGGTACTCAAGGATTACAAACACAACCTTCTTGTTGAACTGCTGAGAAGTGATGTAAAGGGGCAAAAGTCCGTCATTAAACTCGTGGTAAAGATTACCGGTGTAACCTCCAGTAGAGAAAAACACAGCCGGCACATCATGTTTAACATCACACTTTTGATGAACCCTCGAATGCTCTCCCTTCACAACAAGGTCTAACTCATCTATGGTGTCCATCACATTTTTTTCCCATTTCCGAGTATATGGCCTAATCTTCTCATGCCGAAGCACCTCACCATTCTCATGACCATTGTTTCTGTAGAGGGTAATTCTAGAGGAAGCAGAATCTGTCCTAACATCCCCTTTCATCACGCATACATCGGAGCGGATACTGCTTCTTTCACAGCAAATTGACCCTGCAATTCATCCAAAGGATCTATCAAACACAACCATGTCTGACATATTTCACTGTCACACTAAAACCAAAAACCTTAACAAGCAAAAGTCTAATACCAACACAAGAAACTTCAGCCCCTAATACAAACATTTATGGCATAATACATACGCAGACACTCAAATTTGGCCTTAATTGGCAAGTAAGCACTCCAACTTTGAGATGTGCACATCTAGGCAATAGGTGCCTCAACTTGGTCTCAAGTGGCAACTGAATACTCTAACTCGTTGGTGTCTAGATTTGCATATTCAAAGTCGGAGTGTTTGGTTGTGAATAGTGACCAAGTTAAAGTGTCTATCCATATATTATTCCACAACCATCACATGATCATAATACAagataaaaatccaaaaatagaGTTCAtcccccaccccacccacccacccccctCCCAATATGTCACCATAGATGGATATAGGATCATTTtcaacataacataaaaataagtaacaagtaaaatatttagaaCTAACCATTAGAGACAGAGGAACAAGCATTAAAATCTGATTCAGAAATTAGTCCACCTTCTTCAGAACTAAATGAATCTGCACACATGCAAAAACAgaacaaaatcagaaaaaattgaaaccccaaaaaacaaaaagagagaaaaatagaGAGCAGCTTACACAAGAGAGAAAAATTATGATGAGAAGTGAACAACTGTGGAGCTAAAAAAAAGCTAAAAGagattaaacaaagaaaaagaaggtaAAAAAGTTTTGGTTTAGTTCTTTTGTGATTGTAACTAGAATTTCCACACACTAAACCAAGAGGGGTAGTTTCTTCATCTACACAAACCACAAAAACATCCCCTTTCCTATTCCAGTGCTGATATCTCTTATAATGCATCATTTTCTTGCACATACTATACAGTATACACTAAAACAGAAAGAcaacaactattttttttgttttgtcaagaccaaaggagaaaactttttatgttatatgCTTGTAAGAAGAAAAGGGTgtttgaatttaagaaaaaagaagggGAAAGACAAGagctttataaaaaaaaaaactcaagattGAAAACACCAAAGGAAAGAACTTTCTATGCATACAtgtttgaaagaagaaaaaagggaaagacaagagcttttttttattttttttcaagaatgaaAACACCAAAGAAGAGAACttgttatgtatatatgtttgaaAGAAGGGGAAAGACGAGagctttttttttgttcaaagaaAGAgaactttttttcaatttactATATTGTGGTATGCACACTAATTAGCACAAGAGCTTATTTTTTCTTCCCAAAATGAAAACAACAAAGAAGATAAACTTTTTATGTACTATAtgtttaaaataagaaaaaggcTGTTTGTGGTTTGCTCAAAGAGAAGTTTTTTCTCTGGTTGAAGAGGAAGACTGAATGAGAAagatggtttttttttttttggtattttcaaGAATGAACACTTTCAGGAAGAGAACTTTTTTTGTGTTTGTCAATACAGTTTTGCTTGATGGTAAGATTTTGAAGGCTTGACAAAACCTCAAAAAGAGAGATTCTTGAAGGGTAGTAGGGTGGTGGATTTGGAGagagggggaggggggggggggatgagGCTAAGGAATCAAGTCATCTTTGTGTGTATCTTTCACTGGCTAAAACCTGTAAAAAGTTTTggtataataatttctaaataaaatttgagaattgacttaattttatatttgaatttcaatgttAGTAAAcgttgaagtttttttttttactaaaatggtAGGATGCAAGTGAGATGTGAACACGCGAGGATTAGCTTATTCtggtataataattttaaaataaaatttgagattgatttaattttatatttgatttgagATATTAGCGAGTACTAGTTCATTTAAAGATGTTTGAAATCCATTAAAGGGGTCTAAAATTATTGAGCTACAACAATCTATTATGTCAAGAGCGTCTACAATATGTTGTTTAATCACTTCTTGTATATCAGATATCTTTTTTTCGATGAAGAGTGTCAAATATGTCCAATTAAACGGCCTCACTTGCACGTGCCTCCATCCCTATGTATAAAATGAggtgaataatattattttattcttaattagataatttgaatttgaattatatgtatgaaaaatatagcAGTAgacaatgttttttccttaatgaattttatattagtcaaattcaaattaattaatatcagagatttaaaaatatatataatataattatgtaaaaataaactcaaaagaCTATGAACACTAGGGAATTGGCTGATGAAGACAGCTCCATAAGCAAGTTAACTTGAAGTTGAAGTTTATGaaagcataaaataaaaaaattcttcctAATTTGGGGGAGAACTatccaaatatatttatttaaataaatgaatacatattttattataacaaaatattgTCAGGATGATCACAAATTATTAGTGAAATTTAAATCAACAAAGTCTAAAAAGAgatgaaatggagaaaaaggTTTGATATTGTAAAAAGTTGCACTAATTAGAATTTCAAGACTTAAACTACTTTGGGAATAGTGAAGCAACATTTTTCTAAATATAcacgtttatttttatttctcatattaattttaatatattatattatatttttattttcctttatctctgtatatttatcaatttttgaattGATACACTTatcagaaaataattattgatatcataaatttattatttta
This genomic window contains:
- the LOC101264204 gene encoding xylan glycosyltransferase MUCI21-like, translated to MCKKMMHYKRYQHWNRKGDVFVVCVDEETTPLGLVCGNSSYNHKRTKPKLFYLLFLCLISFSFFLAPQLFTSHHNFSLLYSFSSEEGGLISESDFNACSSVSNGSICCERSSIRSDVCVMKGDVRTDSASSRITLYRNNGHENGEVLRHEKIRPYTRKWEKNVMDTIDELDLVVKGEHSRVHQKCDVKHDVPAVFFSTGGYTGNLYHEFNDGLLPLYITSQQFNKKVVFVILEYHAWWIMKYENVLSHLTEYPIIDFSGDKRTHCFPEAIVGLRIHDELTVNSSLMGNDKTIRDFRDLLDRAYWPRIRSLIQDEEREARMNMEKHISLPSSETKMEEKQDMKKPKVVIIARNDSRAIVNEDSLVKLLEDVGFHVEVLRPQRTTELASIYRVLNSSDVMIGVHGAAMTHFLFMRPGSVFIQIIPLGTDWAAGTYYGEPAVKLGLKYIGYKILPKESSLYDEYDKNDPVLTDPNSVNDRGWEFTKKIYLDRQNVKLNLGRFRKRLLRAYYHSVANESLRYRHQSQ